Below is a window of Pagrus major chromosome 21, Pma_NU_1.0 DNA.
TCAGGAGAAGAGggcatctctttgtagtcagcCAGCTCCACCTCTACAGTGCTACACGGCTCCAGATCCCCATCCTGACACTGCAGGATCTCAGAGTGCAGAACATCACCGAGGTTCTCAATCACTAGCTGGCCGTTGCGGTAGACAGTGATCTTCCTCTTGCAGTGGACACTGCTGCTGGTATCGCTCTTGTTCTGAAAGTCCTCAGGAGAGCCGCCATCATCGCAGTCATGGTTCTTCTCCTTGCCTGCAACTTGCTCTTCTGTTACTACGGGCTGACGCTCGGGGACGATGTGCCGCACCCGCAGGACTCTTCCAGGTTTCACCTCCACAAACTCAAAACCATCGGAGGGTTCTGTCGACTCCAGGGGCAAAACCAGGCTGGCTGCCTTCCCAGTCAGGCAGCACAATATGCCTTCAGTGATACTGGTCAGCATGGTGCCCCCCTGCATAAACAACAGACAGAATATGTAGgtttatataaatacaaaaacagacaatgtGTGTGGGTGGGCTTGTGAAGCTTGTTACTAGCTTTTCGCATACGCATTATAAATGATTCCAGGTTTATTTTCCTGCAAATGTCAACAGCTCAGCGTGAAGAAACTAGGTCCTTGCTTGGTTCCCATAATATTGGACCCGAGCTGTTTCCTAGCAACACAGTCACAATGAAATGCTCTTTCTATCCTTTCATCCGACCACAGGCAGTGTGGAGggaaatgaaacacacaaaacagcaagGATGCTTTCGGTTCAACAGCCTCCAAACTGTTATGCAAATCCAAAACACCACAGACACCAGCAGCCTTTGTGAAGCTCCACTAACACACTCACCTGGGTGACTCAGCAGAATGACATTCAGGTAGTCCATAAAcagacaacatgaaaacaatacTTGTGCTGTACTACGGTGTTCGATGTCAGTGAGGACTGACCGTTCACATGCAAACATACTGTAGACGTCTGCTATTAATAAGCCGTCCTTTTCACATGGTCAGgatatatataaatagaaaaaGCCACTCAGAGGGCATGACTGTGTACATGTCTGCCAGCTGTATGTCTCATAACAGCATGATACCAGTTTTTCGATCTATACTGCTTCCAGTGgagatgaggggaaaaaataaagtggCATTAGTTCTCATTTTATTATACAAACACAGCCTGGTTATCTTGAGGAAACAGAGTGGGAACAGTCACGTCTACATGATAAGAAGTTATTGTTTCCTGGTTACAGAAACTGTGAAACTGAGGGCCGTATGCACATTACTGCTAATGGCATATCATGTTACATGTTATGATTGTGTTTCATGCCTCCCgcttaatatatataataagtATTCATAACATCTAGGCATCTTATTGCTTGGAGacgaaataaataaattaataattaactttaataaaaacaaatacagatctGTGACTGTAGGGattcattttcattgattttattcATCATGGATACTGaggtttcatttatttttttggtagAAGGGATTTTCTCCAGATTAAAGGAACACCTCAAACAAAACAGATAAtcctgtcattatctactcacctcaaTGCTGaaagaaagtcaggtgaagttttatggtccacaaaacatttctggtgcttcacagcaaaacagtgttgcagcgaTCTCCTAAACagctaaagtagatggggacttgtttaaaaaaacaaacaaaaacataaaatggctccaaacagctcgtccagcgtaatccagttctctggaagccccgagaaccaaaattgatttgaaaagatgtcacGTACACCTTTTTTGAAGCCTAAagcttcactgtagctgctaagctaaaagctttAGCATCGGTGCACGAGCATGTTTTTTGatatcaatttgggatctcagggtttacaaagacttggattatgccagacgagtagtatggagccattttattttgtggttttgggttgtttttcactttttaaaacaagtaccCATCTACTTCACTTgttaggagaatgctgttttgctgtgaggctccacatttgttttgtagatgaagaaacctcacctgacttgataatgactgaatttttatttttggttgacCATTTAATCGCATATTAAGTGAATAGATTGAACTATATCATACCTCATTATGTCTAATCCCATTCTATCCATTATGTGTAAAACATTGACTTTCAAGATGCAACATGtacgtttgttttgtttgaaaacattcagaaatatCTCAAATTAtcatcagaatgtgaagaaataacagttttgacgtaaTGAGGTGTATTTATTGTatgcagagatatttactgaagttagcatgctaaccagctggtcgttagcatgctaaccagctggtCGTTAGCATGCAACGTTTGTCTGTCAggttgagtcaatgtgaataCATTCAATAACTTAGTGTGATTAAATTAGATGAATGCAAACTTATACATAAACTCATGTGTTTATTCAATTTTTATGTTGTAAAAATAAAGGGGAATTTCTACATGAATGCAGTGTGTTTCTTATTCAAGTATTAAACacaaaagtaatgcatttcaaattggctattctgtctcctgtaataaattacatatattgtaattaatgtaaatattaaaattctgtttgaattttttcaaaactacataatgcccctttaaggcATATTTTGAGTGCAGATACTTGTACATGCATCAATTATCCAAACCCCATCACTATAATGAATTCATAATAAACAGATCATTTGTAATAGTTTAGTCTTTAGTTCTGTCTGCTTTTAGTAAAACAAGGTGAAGCTTTTAACAACAGGCTGATTAAAGTAATGACACACTTTTATTGCACATTGCTCCAGAGGTCTGGCACTCCAGTGAGGAGAACTTGGACCTGGTTTGCATGTGCACAAAGGGATTCACATGTACATGTGCctgtgcatgtgaatgtgtgtgttgttggtggtggATGGTCTGAAGGTCAGTGCATCAAGTGCTATCGAGTTACATCGAAGGAGCCAAGTGAATGTGGGCTGAGAGGGCCGCCTTTTCACAACAAGCATCAAAATGGAGCGTCAACACACTGAGCAGACACTCAGCTGTCAGTCTCAACAGCTGCAGTGAGCTTCATCCTATTCTCAAAATCCATCTATCTTGAATCCATCGGTGGTGACACATCAGCTACAAGTGGTCCATAATGAGGTAAAAGTGTCCACTGAGGAAACCTCCTACAGGAGCTGATCACTCATTCTGATGGTGACAGTATTGTGACAGCGAGGTGGGACATCACCTGACCTTATTATCGGATAACCATGGAGTAAAGATGCCTCTTCACCTCTTTAACACAACACTAACTGCATCTGCGCTGATGCAACAACAGACCGTGTCATTCGAATTAGGGATTCTCCTCCTGACCTACAATCCATCAACACGGTCACCCAGGATCTGATCATGGCTGAGGGGGAGCAGGGAGCAGGCGGACCAGCATCTGAAACCCACAAACCCTCCAGACAAGAACTCCTGGCGCTTACTCAGCCATGTTATTTTTCTTGTCTGCATTGCAGAATAATATAGGTTGATATGTCTGCCAAGTCTTACAGTAGCGTAACACACATTAAGTACACAGTGTGCTGCTCTATTTCCACAACAACACGGTGCAGCAGGCGCAGTCTGACATGATGTCTGCATGAGATGCGTATATCTGCAGAAAATGAGACCAATATAACCCCATTTTGTTATAAAGGCCTAAAGCACAAATGTCCTATAGCTTCTGCAAGAATGTGACTCCAAAACATTCAGACATAGACTGCAATAGACTCCATATTCTGATCATCTGACCTGAATTATTAAGTACGTATCACATCTCACAATAATACAAATGCGCAGTGAAGGACATGTTTCACACATTTCATACACAGGCCCCACATCATCGcatcacaaataaaaatgattaaaaatcaaTGGAAGTCTGGTGCTTCTATGGCGCATATTATTGATAGACGTATTATTTTCTCGCCGTCACAGGTCAAATGGATGCAATAATCGTGCATCTGATCATTGATCCTGATAAACACTGGCTGATTAGATAACACCATGCAATAAGAATCGATTCCTTACCTGCAGGATTACTGGTGATTAAGGGTGATTAGGAATCTGCACCGAGAGATGACCTGAAGCTGAGAGAAACGTTGCATTTGGTGCAACAATTTGTCTAAGCCTGGGATGCTGCGAAACAGTACCCGCTCCTCATTAGCCTCATCAGACTGCTGCCAAACAACACGGAGGGGCTCGAGTTGACGTTGAAGCATGCATCCGTCTGAGTGTGCCAGTTGCATTTCAATAAGACACCCATCACGACAACAAGCAATGTTTTTCTCTGCCTCAGCATCCACTGCGCACTCAGGCCAGACCCTACCCAGCCCTGCTGCCCTTGCATCCGCAGCAGCCGCGCCAGTCTTCGGGCATTTTCGCTCCTGAGCGGCGGTGAGGAGGACGAGCCGAAGACAGCCGAGCGCCGAGAGGAGGCCAATGGGAGAGGCTCGTTTCCTTGTTGCCAAGGCTGACAAGGCAGCGGGGCGCGTGCGTGATGACTGCGCGCGCGCGTGCTTGCGGCAGAGACAGTGACAGAAATGATAACAGTGATGGTCGAGCTGATTATCAGAACCAGCACCACGATCATGACCCGCCAATGTGACACCTGGAGGAGAGgttattatattacattatatattacaGGCGCTGCATCACTGAAGGCAGAAAACGACCTTCAGGTTTGAACCAGTCAGATGAACATGTGCCGATGTGTCTGAACTCACATGGACACACTGGGAGTACTGGGACAGGCCGGTGCCTGTCACGGAACAGCCAGCTGTGACGTGTGCGGGGCGGAGAGCCTGTGAGCCAACAGCTGTGTACTTTCTGTTAGTGTTTGGCCTCCGATGTAAATAACAATTAGTACTTTATGTTTAAGCATGGGAGGCATCGGTGCTGTGATAAACCAATTAACATGCGAGATAACCTGGAGGGAGTCTTCTCCTCCCACGCAAACCAGATTCTGAGAGGACATTTTCCTTACTGAGGCCAAACAGGCACTAAAACTCCTCTGTCATTATTATATTGTGCCTAGACTAGAagtgttttcagatttttagtTACAGTTTTAGATACAGTTTTTATCTGTATGTAACTGCTTTTAtgtgattttgtcttttttattgcttttattacatttatttggatttattcatattgacattttgtgtttttgcatttcatcTTTTCCCTTTATTGTGCTGCTTTCTACTCGATGGTTACTGTTTATTTGCACATTGCTAACCTAATGGGAAATAATGCGATATTTGATATTTGGCCCAAGCctactctgagctcccagtctggacctcTAATATCTGCACAATTAACTGAGCTATGTGGCAATTTGGCAAACTGAAGCTACAGTTAGCGTAAGCTTTTACTCTGGCGAAATGTTTCCCGCCATTTTTAGGAGTGACCTTTGAcagctggccaattcttacatattgcaccttcaacgTAGCAGCTATCACAGAGGAGGTCACAAGTGCTTACCAGtagaaaaatcaattaaaacatcagatcatgaaaagcagcaaaatgagTAAACAATGAAACATACGTGACAACaaatcatataaacacacatttaactaTAAAACACGACACAGCACCAGACAAGACGAACGCGAGCTATTATAGAGAAAATATCTTATATATCTTATCTAATATCTATCTATGTGAGATAGATGACATGCTATAAAGGAGAGgggggtttttttctttcattttctaaattattttataatgaTGTATTCAGACATTTGCtgtaatgtattattatattgagGCTTAAGTCTGGTTCTAGTTTACATTACTGTGAAGGTAAGTCTACATGCTCACAAGGTTCTCCCGCCCAGGTTTTGGGGTATTAAACTCTACAAACTGGTTACTGTATGTAGGTCTaaataagaaattaaataaagaaacacagtTTCAGTAGCTTTGTACATATTGACACAAGAAGGTAtgctttttgactttttgaggGGAATTAGCCTACATTTTGCTAGCAGTGGACTGATTAATACCTTTATTTGAATGATTTGTCTGAGTGAATCCCACTGATAATGAAGTGAAATGTTGTGCTGCACTGGTTTATGATGACTGCACCTACAGCAGTGTAATGTAttaattacagtttttaaaacCGTGAAActaatgacagaaaaatatcCCTTACTGTTTTATACCCTGAATATAACCTCTCAGGCAGAGCCTCCTCTCAGGCTGCCTACAACCATGGCTGCTTACCTTGTGAAGCATCTTCCGTCGGCAAACACTTAGCTCAAACCATGACCCTCTAATTTAAAGCCGTTATTCTTGCCTATAAATTGTTTAATCTAAGAAACGAGGCGGTAACGCCTCGAAAAATAGTCAAAGAAATACCTGAAAGACGCTGCTCAGGGCAGTAAAGCAGTGCTGTGCAGCAACGAGCGTTTCAATTGGCTAGAAGTTCTGAGCCAATCATGTAGCTTGATATTCGGAGGTGGGCTGGCAGACCTGTGACATTCACAGTTCTCATGCCTATGTCAACTGTGTAAAAGTCTAAACATGAACATTATACTGTCGTCTTTTTCCCGACTGCGTGGAATAACCCGTTTCACCAGGTAACAGAGCTCACGTGCTTTCATATCAGACAGACGGCCGACTGCTAGTGTTTGTTTACGATGCTAATAGTGGCAAGCTAGCTTAGCAGTACGTTAGCAGCGTGGCTAGTTAAACATGAAGCTAGCTACCTACTGATTACATTGAGATTCAGCTCCCGTTAAAGCTTAGAAATAGTTAATCAGTCTTGACAGACTACAGTTGTTTGCTGTAGTAGTTACTGTGTTATTAATGTACTACGAGCAGTATGTTGTATTGTAGCCTCATCTGCAGCAGATCGAGAAGTGGTTGTTGGTGACAGACCATCAGCCTTTTACAATAAAGCCAGATCCACACTTCATTTTGTGATTCATGTTCCGTGATTGTAATGATGTAATTCATGTGCTAAACTATAGACTTGATTATCCTTTTACTATTTAATTATTCTTTGGAAAAAAATTCCCTCAAATTTTTGCATACTTTGGTTTTCCTCTGTCATAATAAAAGACTAAACAGCATGTCATGTGTATATAATCAATGTAgcagttaaaatgtgttgtaaTCTGCACATAAATCCTATCATCGTGCTGATAGTGTAAACCAAGCCTTGGGAGCTGTGCATGAAACTACTCCACCAGTAGCAGCACCATAGACGTATATCAACTTGATGTAATCACAGTATTATTGTGACACAATGTTGATAATAGAAAATAATATTAGCTCTGTTCTGTGCTCTGTTAACAGCGTCCCTACAGGTGACCTTGCTGTAACTGGCACGTCTCACCTTAGATTATTCAGCAACTGGATGGTGcccactgcagctgcaggacCTCAGATGTCCAGATGTGGCCCGCTCTCTTCACGAGCTGAGGGTTCAGGAGTGTTCCAGCAGCTTCCCTGGCAATACCAGCAGGTACGGACCAGGAAAAGAGGAACAGAGTACCAGCCCAAGAACATCAAACGCAAGAGGACTCATGGCTGGATCAAGAGGCTCAGCTCACAAGGTGGCATCGAGGTGCTCCTACGGCGCATGTTGAAGGGACGGAAATCACTCTCACACTGAGGGTTTCTATTGGAAAACCTGCAAGACTTTCAGGAAATAGACACTGGATCTGAAATGCTGGCAGTTCTCGGCAAAGAACTTGTGTATTGGGTTAACTGATGATACTGGGTGTGGCTGGGTTTGGCATTCCCAATGCATTAATGATGGCCGGGAGATTTAAAACAAGTTGCATTtgctttgggttaaaaaaaagcctGGTAATATCACCCAGTTACTTTGATCCATAATGTGTTGTTCATAATCAATAAATGTTAGcagatttatatttttgtctttttttttgtggcttgTGTGAAATAATTTGCTTCAAAGAAGAATGTGTCTTTAAAACTCTTCTGTCATCAAGTGAAAAAACACCAGCTAAGGTTGACTTGGAAATAAAAACCATCCCTGCAGAGTTAAcatgcatttttgtttgaaaaaagccTTCCCAACGGGTGTGTGGACAAAGGGTGTCTTCTTTGTTGCCTCAGGAGACAAAGTTAGACCTTCAAAGTTAACTGCCAACTACTATTTACTACAGCTTCTAATGAAGACAGCCTAAAGAGGGAGCATTTAAGGGCCTGGTTGAAGGGATTACTCTTAAGAGAGCGTAAAGGAGATATTTGTGGTCTGGTGGTCAGGCAGGATAACCCAGAATTCAACCAGTGGCCTTTTAGTTACAAGCTAGATAAGAAGACAAAATGgcagcattaaaggtgcactatgtaggtTCTGGGAaaaaattttaatcagaagacaaagatcttcattgactttttttttatgccaaaacaaactaaataaactatttttgttttcatgactgaataaactggacagcacaatttcatactgttttactttatatttggcggaccctgccacccttttagcttcaaatagtgttctgggaccttattctcctctgagaaaaaaatattctggagtctgtattattaccttattaatattgtgaatgttttctgaattttaatttcttctccaaagctacatagtgcccctttattTATAATGTTATGTGAAAACCATATCAAGGAGCTGTAGAGGAGGGATCGCTTTGCTCTCTGTAGAAAGTacttgtgttgttttcatgcCACAACCCCCTTTGTATTGGGGGATTGGTCTGTTACATAATCACTTTCTAGCCAATCAGCGCgctgctttttctctctcgtcacgCATCGACCACTGCTCAACCAATGAGGTGCCTCGAATCTCAGAAGGTACCCGCCCCCGAACAGACGAACAACAAAAATGGAGTTGTGAACTAGTAGCGGTTAGCCTGTAAAGGACGTTCAACTTCGATTTTCCTGTAATTACCTTTACACGAGCGGAAATTTGCGACTGGTTCGAAGTGTC
It encodes the following:
- the mrpl34 gene encoding large ribosomal subunit protein bL34m, whose translation is MNIILSSFSRLRGITRFTSVPTGDLAVTGTSHLRLFSNWMVPTAAAGPQMSRCGPLSSRAEGSGVFQQLPWQYQQVRTRKRGTEYQPKNIKRKRTHGWIKRLSSQGGIEVLLRRMLKGRKSLSH